A region from the Canis lupus dingo isolate Sandy chromosome X, ASM325472v2, whole genome shotgun sequence genome encodes:
- the LOC112673100 gene encoding eukaryotic translation initiation factor 2 subunit 2-like, giving the protein MSGDEMIFDPTMSKKKKKKKKPFMLDEEGDAQTEETQPSETKEVEPEPTEDKDVEADEEDSRKKDASDDLDDLNFFNQKKKKKKTKKIFDIDEAEEGVKYLKIESDIQEPAEPEDDLDIMLGNKKKKKKNVKFPDEDEILEKDEALEDEDSKKDDGISFSNQTDPAWAGSERDYTYEELLNRVFNIMREKNPDMVAGEKRKFVMKPPQVVRVGTKKSSFVNFTDIFKLLHRQPKHHLAFLLAELGTSGSIDGNNQLVIKGRFQQKQIENVLKRYIKEYVTCRTCRSPDTIL; this is encoded by the coding sequence ATGTCCGGGGACGAGATGATTTTTGATCCAACTAtgagcaagaagaaaaagaagaagaagaagcctttTATGTTAGATGAGGAAGGGGATGCCCAGACGGAAGAAACCCAGCCCTCAGAAACAAAAGAAGTAGAACCAGAGCCAACTGAGGACAAAGATGTAGAAGCTGATGAAGAGGACAGTAGGAAAAAGGATGCTTCTGATGATTTAGATGACTTGAACTTCtttaatcagaagaaaaagaagaaaaaaacaaaaaagatatttgatattGATGAAGCTGAAGAAGGTGTAAAGTATCTTAAGATCGAAAGTGATATCCAAGAACCAGCTGAACCAGAGGATGACCTTGACATTAtgcttggcaataaaaagaagaaaaagaagaacgtTAAGTTCCCAGATGAGGATGAAATACTAGAGAAAGATGAAGCTTTAGAAGATGAAGACAGCAAAAAAGATGATGGTATCTCATTCAGTAACCAGACAGATCCTGCTTGGGCAGGCTCCGAAAGAGACTACACGTATGAGGAGCTACTGAATCGAGTGTTCAACATTATGAGGGAAAAGAATCCAGATATGGTtgctggagaaaaaaggaaatttgtcaTGAAACCTCCACAGGTTGTCCGAGTAGGAACAAAGAAAAGTTCTTTTGTCAACTTTACAGATATCTTTAAACTATTACATCGTCAGCCCAAACATCATCTTGCATTTTTATTGGCTGAATTGGGTACAAGTGGTTCTATAGATGGTAATAATCAACTTGTAATCAAAGGAAGATTCCAACAGAAACAgatagaaaatgttttgaaaagatatatcAAGGAATACGTTACCTGTCGTACGTGCCGATCACCGGACACAATCCTGTAA